A DNA window from Solanum lycopersicum chromosome 3, SLM_r2.1 contains the following coding sequences:
- the IAA26 gene encoding auxin-responsive protein IAA26 — MEGYSQKWLMQRGEEINHGNSEEKKLELRLGPPNGDWSCGEKDESFYPFSYMSTTKGNNRDNHAQNFSSFLQLQSTAQKQSQRVQESVCTKTADLQSTEKKKAFSQTATVQNSAQKRTAPAPVVGWPPIRSFRKNLASSSSVKSASETQNVVPNKSANKKPMEICQKGLFVKINMDGIPIGRKVDLKAYDSYHKLSSAVDQLFRGLVAAQNDSSAGGNNEKKEDEEKAISGLLDGSGEYTLVYEDNEGDRMLVGDVPWHMFVSTVKRLRVLKSSELSTLTRATKQLT, encoded by the exons ATGGAAGGTTATTCACAAAAATGGCTTATGCAAAGAGGAGAAGAAATAAATCATGGAAATTCTGAGGAAAAAAAGCTTGAGTTAAGGCTTGGTCCTCCAAATGGAGATTGGTCATGTGGTGAGAAGGATGAGTCGTTTTATCCTTTTAGTTACATGTCAACAACAAAGGGTAACAACAGGGATAATCATGCccaaaatttttcatcatttcttcAGCTTCAATCAACGGCACAGAAGCAAAGCCAGAGGGTACAGGAATCAGTTTGCACAAAAACAGCAGATTTGCAGAGCacagaaaagaaaaaagcaTTTTCACAAACAGCTACTGTGCAGAACAGCGCTCAGAAAAG gacTGCACCAGCACCAGTTGTAGGTTGGCCTCCAATTCGTTCCTTTAGGAAGAATCTTGCAAGTAGCAGCTCTGTGAAATCTGCAAGTGAGACACAAAATGTGGTCCCAAATAAGAGTGCCAACAAAAAACCAATGGAAATTTGTCAGAAGGGATTATTTGTAAAGATCAACATGGATGGTATTCCTATTGGAAGGAAAGTAGATCTCAAAGCTTATGACAGCTATCACAAACTCTCTTCTGCTGTTGATCAACTTTTTAGAGGACTTGTTGCTG CTCAAAATGATTCATCTGCTGGTGGGAATAATGAGAAGAAGGAAGACGAGGAGAAAGCGATAAGTGGTTTATTGGATGGAAGTGGGGAATATACTCTTGTATATGAGGATAATGAAGGTGACAGGATGCTTGTTGGGGATGTCCCTTGGCA CATGTTTGTGTCTACTGTGAAAAGGCTGCGTGTGTTGAAAAGCTCTGAACTCTCTACACTTACTC GTGCAACTAAGCAGCTGACCTAA
- the hxk1 gene encoding hexokinase has protein sequence MKKVTVGVAVVGAAAVCAVAVLIVNHRMRKSSKWGRAMAILREFEEKCKTQDAKLKQVADAMTVEMHAGLASEGGSKLKMLITYVDNLPTGDEAGVFYALDLGGTNFRVLRVQLGGKDGGIIHQEFAEASIPPSLMVGTSDELFDYIAAELAKFVAAEEEKFHQPPGKQRELGFTFSFPVMQTSINSGNIMRWTKGFSIDDAVGQDVVGELTKAMKRKGVDMRVSALVNDTVGTLAGGKYTQKDVAVAVILGTGTNAAYVERVQAIPKWHGPVPKSGEMVINMEWGNFRSSHLPLTEYDHALDNESLNPGEQIFEKMTSGMYLGEILRRVLLRVAEEAGVFGDEVPPKLKEPFVLRTPDMSAMHHDTSSDLKVVGEKLKDILEISNTSLKTRKLVVELCNIVATRGARLAAAGVLGILKKMGRDTPKQGGSERTVIAMDGGLYEHYTEYRMCLENSLKDLLGEELATSIVFVHSNDGSGIGAALLAASHSMYLEDQDA, from the exons atgaagaaagtgacGGTGGGAGTCGCCGTGGTTGGTGCAGCTGCGGTGTGTGCAGTGGCGGTGTTAATAGTGAATCACCGGATGCGGAAATCTAGTAAATGGGGTCGTGCTATGGCTATTCTTCGTGAATTTGAAGAAAAGTGTAAGACTCAAGATGCAAAGCTTAAGCAAGTTGCTGATGCTATGACTGTTGAGATGCACGCCGGACTTGCTTCTGAAGGCGGCAGTAAGCTCAAGATGCTTATCACTTATGTGGATAATCTACCCACTGG TGATGAAGCTGGCGTCTTCTATGCGTTGGATCTTGGTGGAACAAATTTTCGAGTATTGCGAGTGCAATTGGGTGGAAAAGATggtggtattattcatcaagaATTTGCTGAGGCATCAATTCCTCCAAGTTTGATGGTTGGGACTTCAGAT GAACTTTTTGATTATATTGCGGCTGAGCTTGCAAAATTTGTTGCTGCGGAAGAGGAAAAATTTCATCAACCTCCTGGTAAGCAGAGAGAACTAGGTTTCACCTTCTCATTCCCAGTAATGCAGACTTCAATCAACTCCGGGAATATTATGCGGTGGACAAAAGGCTTCTCTATTGATGATGCG GTTGGTCAAGATGTTGTTGGAGAACTCACAAAAGCTATGAAAAGAAAAGGTGTCGATATGCGTGTCTCAGCTCTG GTGAATGATACCGTTGGAACGTTAGCTGGTGGTAAATATACGCAAAAGGATGTAGCTGTTGCTGTTATCTTAGGTACAGGGACCAATGCAGCTTATGTGGAACGGGTGCAGGCAATTCCAAAGTGGCATGGTCCTGTGCCAAAATCTGGTGAAATG GTTATCAATATGGAATGGGGTAATTTTAGGTCATCCCATCTGCCGTTGACAGAGTATGATCATGCATTGGATAATGAGAGTTTAAATCCTGGTGAACAG ATATTTGAGAAGATGACTTCTGGCATGTACTTGGGAGAAATTTTACGCAGAGTTCTACTTAGGGTGGCTGAAGAAGCTGGCGTTTTTGGTGATGAGGTCCCTCCAAAGCTCAAGGAACCATTTGTGTTAAG GACACCTGATATGTCTGCTATGCATCATGACACATCCTCTGATCTGAAAGTGGTTGGTGAAAAGCTGAAGGATATTTTAGAG ATATCTAATACCTCCTTGAAGACGAGAAAACTAGTGGTTGAGCTGTGCAATATCGTTGCCACACGTGGGGCAAGACTTGCAGCTGCAGGTGTATTGGGCATCTTGAAAAAGATGGGAAGAGATACGCCTAAGCAGGGTGGTTCAGAAAGGACGGTTATAGCCATGGATGGCGGGTTGTATGAGCACTATACAGAATACAGGATGTGTTTAGAGAACTCTTTGAAGGACTTGCTGGGAGAGGAGTTAGCAACGAGCATCGTTTTTGTGCACTCCAATGATGGTTCTGGCATTGGTGCTGCTCTTCTTGCTGCCTCTCATTCAATGTACCTTGAAGATCAAGATGCTTAG